A single window of Xylocopilactobacillus apicola DNA harbors:
- the dtd gene encoding D-aminoacyl-tRNA deacylase: MKVVLTTVKSASVTVDEQLISEIDRGFLLLIGAEKGDSEADVTRLSEKISKLRVFEDSDGKTNLSLADVNGEILAVSQFTLAADVRKGNRPSFTQALEYQEAQILYEFFLKKLRDAGFKTLPGVYGANMAVSSINDGPFTLILRSQNGILT; the protein is encoded by the coding sequence ATGAAAGTAGTATTGACAACAGTTAAAAGTGCTTCTGTGACCGTTGATGAGCAATTAATCAGTGAGATTGATCGTGGTTTTCTTTTGCTGATTGGAGCGGAAAAGGGCGATAGTGAGGCTGACGTAACTCGTTTGAGCGAAAAAATTAGCAAATTAAGAGTCTTTGAAGACTCAGACGGCAAGACAAATTTAAGCTTAGCCGATGTTAATGGCGAAATTTTAGCAGTTTCTCAGTTTACGTTAGCAGCTGATGTGCGCAAAGGAAACCGTCCAAGTTTTACACAGGCACTTGAATATCAAGAAGCGCAGATCTTGTATGAATTTTTCCTGAAAAAACTTCGCGATGCGGGTTTTAAAACTCTACCTGGAGTTTACGGGGCCAATATGGCTGTCAGTTCAATTAATGATGGTCCATTTACTTTGATTTTACGTAGTCAAAATGGAATTTTAACCTGA
- a CDS encoding TM2 domain-containing protein, which translates to MAQIVEINEKEILVGDDNGKLISVDPYSLDFTPEVGQTVQIYHADDGRVKVVAVSKPNVEPTYPKKTYQVNKTIYILLALFFGGLGIHKFYAGFIGKGVLYLVFSWTFIPGIIAFCTFIKAAITPPDDNGFLYLNGDSAIVN; encoded by the coding sequence ATGGCGCAAATTGTTGAAATTAATGAAAAAGAAATTTTGGTGGGTGACGATAATGGAAAATTGATTTCGGTTGATCCATATTCGTTAGATTTTACCCCGGAAGTTGGTCAAACCGTTCAGATTTATCACGCCGATGACGGAAGAGTAAAGGTTGTTGCTGTTTCAAAGCCTAATGTTGAACCAACTTATCCCAAAAAGACTTATCAGGTCAATAAAACTATATATATTTTGTTGGCGTTGTTTTTTGGTGGTTTAGGGATTCATAAATTTTATGCGGGATTCATTGGTAAAGGAGTTTTGTACTTGGTTTTCTCTTGGACTTTTATTCCCGGGATCATCGCTTTTTGTACGTTCATTAAAGCAGCTATTACTCCACCAGATGATAACGGATTTTTGTATTTGAACGGAGATTCAGCGATTGTTAACTGA